One Clavibacter zhangzhiyongii genomic region harbors:
- the rplO gene encoding 50S ribosomal protein L15: MAEKNESAEQAPVKAPAKAAPKKTAKAPAAAASAETTTVASTETVKRDQVLKVHHLRPAAGAKKARQRVGRGEGSKGKTAGRGTKGTKARYTVRVGFEGGQMPLHMRTPKLRGFKNPFRVEYQVVNLEKLAALYPDGGDVTTSDLVAKGAVRKNEKVKVLGDGDISVKLTVAVDKVSGSAAEKIVAAGGSVK; this comes from the coding sequence ATGGCTGAGAAGAACGAGTCGGCCGAGCAGGCGCCCGTGAAGGCGCCGGCCAAGGCCGCACCCAAGAAGACCGCGAAGGCCCCGGCCGCCGCCGCTTCCGCTGAGACGACCACGGTCGCCTCGACGGAGACGGTCAAGCGCGACCAGGTCCTCAAGGTCCACCACCTCCGTCCCGCCGCCGGGGCCAAGAAGGCACGCCAGCGTGTCGGCCGCGGTGAGGGCTCGAAGGGCAAGACCGCGGGTCGTGGCACCAAGGGCACGAAGGCCCGCTACACGGTCCGCGTCGGCTTCGAGGGCGGGCAGATGCCGCTGCACATGCGCACCCCGAAGCTCCGCGGGTTCAAGAACCCGTTCCGCGTCGAGTACCAGGTCGTGAACCTGGAGAAGCTCGCCGCGCTCTACCCCGACGGCGGCGACGTCACCACGAGCGACCTGGTCGCCAAGGGTGCCGTCCGCAAGAACGAGAAGGTCAAGGTCCTCGGCGACGGCGACATCTCGGTTAAGCTGACGGTTGCTGTCGACAAGGTCTCCGGCTCCGCTGCGGAGAAGATCGTCGCAGCAGGCGGCTCCGTCAAGTAG
- the rpmD gene encoding 50S ribosomal protein L30, whose translation MAQLRVTQIKSKISEKQNQRDTLRSLGLRRIGAVVVREDNAQNRGYVNTVAHLVKVEEID comes from the coding sequence ATGGCTCAGCTCCGAGTGACGCAGATCAAGTCCAAGATCAGCGAGAAGCAGAACCAGCGCGACACCCTGCGGAGCCTCGGGCTCCGTCGCATCGGTGCCGTGGTGGTCCGAGAGGACAACGCCCAGAACCGCGGCTACGTCAACACCGTCGCGCACCTGGTGAAGGTGGAGGAGATCGACTGA
- the rpsE gene encoding 30S ribosomal protein S5 — MAVAETPVETAASTAPAQNEGREGRRGGRDRNQGGRDSRGGRDADKSQFLERVVTINRVSKVVKGGRRFSFTALVIVGDGNGLVGVGYGKAREVPTAISKGVEEAKKNFFRVPRIGLTIPHAVQGEASAGVVLLRPASAGTGVIAGGPVRAVLECAGIHDVLSKSLGSSNTINIVHATVEALKQLEEPRAVAARRGLELEQVVPARILRAQRAEADAKAGV; from the coding sequence GTGGCCGTGGCGGAGACGCCCGTCGAGACCGCGGCGTCCACCGCACCCGCGCAGAACGAGGGCCGTGAGGGCCGTCGTGGCGGGCGCGACCGGAACCAGGGCGGCCGAGACAGCCGCGGCGGCCGTGATGCCGACAAGAGCCAGTTCCTGGAGCGCGTCGTCACCATCAACCGCGTGTCCAAGGTCGTCAAGGGCGGTCGTCGCTTCAGCTTCACCGCGCTCGTGATCGTCGGAGACGGCAACGGACTGGTGGGCGTCGGCTACGGCAAGGCCCGCGAGGTCCCGACCGCCATCTCCAAGGGCGTCGAGGAGGCGAAGAAGAACTTCTTCCGCGTCCCCCGCATCGGCCTGACCATCCCGCACGCCGTGCAGGGTGAGGCCTCCGCCGGAGTCGTCCTCCTGCGTCCCGCGTCCGCGGGTACTGGCGTCATCGCCGGTGGCCCCGTCCGCGCGGTGCTCGAGTGCGCCGGCATCCACGACGTCCTGAGCAAGTCGCTCGGCTCGTCGAACACGATCAACATCGTGCACGCCACGGTGGAGGCGCTCAAGCAGCTCGAGGAGCCGCGCGCCGTCGCAGCTCGTCGTGGCCTCGAGCTCGAGCAGGTCGTCCCGGCCCGCATCCTCCGCGCCCAGCGCGCCGAGGCCGACGCGAAGGCAGGTGTCTGA
- the rplR gene encoding 50S ribosomal protein L18, with amino-acid sequence MALGVRGKSKSAARGRRHARLRKKVEGTELRPRLVVTRSARHVFVQVVDDSRGHTVASASTLEADMRTFDGDKTAKSRKVGELVAERAKAAGVESVVFDRGGNRYAGRVAAIAEGAREGGLSL; translated from the coding sequence ATGGCTCTCGGAGTTAGAGGAAAAAGCAAGTCCGCCGCCCGCGGTCGCAGGCACGCACGCCTGCGCAAGAAGGTGGAGGGGACCGAGCTGCGTCCGCGCCTCGTCGTCACCCGTTCGGCCCGTCACGTCTTCGTGCAGGTCGTCGATGACAGCCGTGGTCACACCGTCGCGTCCGCGTCGACCCTCGAGGCCGACATGCGCACGTTCGACGGCGACAAGACCGCCAAGTCGCGCAAGGTCGGCGAGCTCGTCGCCGAGCGCGCCAAGGCGGCCGGCGTGGAGAGCGTCGTATTCGATCGTGGTGGCAACCGCTACGCAGGACGCGTCGCGGCCATCGCCGAAGGAGCTCGAGAGGGTGGTCTGAGCCTGTGA
- the rplF gene encoding 50S ribosomal protein L6 — translation MSRIGRLPIDVPAGVDVTVAGQVVTVKGPKGELSLTVAQPIRAEVQDGQVLVTRPDDERESRSLHGLTRSLIANQIVGVTTGYTKGLEIVGTGYRVALKDKGVEFALGFSHPVYVEAPAGISFTVEGVNKMTVVGIDKQLVGETAANIRKIRKPEPYKGKGVRYAGENVRRKAGKSGK, via the coding sequence ATGTCCCGCATCGGAAGACTCCCCATCGACGTCCCCGCAGGGGTCGACGTCACCGTGGCCGGCCAGGTCGTCACGGTCAAGGGCCCCAAGGGCGAGCTGAGCCTCACCGTGGCCCAGCCCATCCGCGCCGAGGTCCAGGACGGGCAGGTGCTCGTCACCCGTCCGGACGACGAGCGCGAGTCGCGTTCGCTCCACGGCCTCACGCGCAGCCTCATCGCCAACCAGATCGTCGGCGTCACCACCGGCTACACCAAGGGCCTCGAGATCGTCGGCACGGGTTACCGCGTCGCGCTCAAGGACAAGGGCGTCGAGTTCGCGCTCGGCTTCTCCCACCCCGTGTACGTCGAGGCGCCCGCGGGCATCAGCTTCACCGTCGAGGGCGTCAACAAGATGACCGTCGTCGGCATCGACAAGCAGCTCGTCGGCGAGACGGCCGCCAACATCCGCAAGATTCGCAAGCCCGAGCCCTACAAGGGCAAGGGCGTCCGCTACGCCGGCGAGAACGTTCGCCGCAAGGCCGGAAAGAGTGGTAAGTGA
- the rpsH gene encoding 30S ribosomal protein S8: MTMTDPVADMLTRLRNANSAHHDTVSMPHSKLKSHIADILKSEGFIAGWDVADARVGQTLTLSLKFGPDRERSIRGIKRVSKPGLRVYAKSAEIPQVLGGLGVAILSTSSGLLTDRQAAKKGVGGEVLAYVW, from the coding sequence ATGACAATGACCGACCCGGTCGCCGACATGCTGACCCGTCTCCGGAACGCGAACTCCGCGCACCACGACACGGTCTCCATGCCGCACTCCAAGCTCAAGTCGCACATCGCCGACATCCTCAAGTCCGAGGGCTTCATCGCCGGCTGGGACGTCGCGGACGCCCGCGTCGGCCAGACGCTGACGCTCAGCCTCAAGTTCGGACCGGACCGCGAGCGCTCCATCCGGGGCATCAAGCGCGTGTCCAAGCCCGGCCTCCGCGTGTACGCGAAGTCCGCGGAGATCCCCCAGGTCCTCGGTGGCCTCGGGGTCGCCATCCTGTCCACCTCCTCGGGGCTCCTCACGGACCGCCAGGCTGCGAAGAAGGGCGTGGGTGGGGAAGTCCTCGCCTACGTGTGGTAA
- the rplE gene encoding 50S ribosomal protein L5, with amino-acid sequence MTDTATAGTAEGAQLPRLKQKYRSEIVSQLTADLGFTNVHQVPGLTKIVVNMGVGDAARDGKIIDGAVADLTKITGQKPQVTKARKSIAQFKLREGQAIGTHVTLRGDRMWEFLDRLLSLALPRIRDFRGLSPRQFDGNGNYTFGLNEQSMFHEIDQDRIDRVRGMDITVVTTARTDDEGRALLKALGFPFQTPENTP; translated from the coding sequence ATGACCGACACCGCAACCGCTGGCACGGCCGAGGGCGCTCAGCTCCCGCGCCTGAAGCAGAAGTACCGCTCCGAGATCGTCAGCCAGCTGACCGCTGATCTCGGCTTCACGAACGTGCACCAGGTGCCCGGGCTCACGAAGATCGTCGTGAACATGGGCGTCGGCGACGCGGCTCGCGACGGCAAGATCATCGACGGCGCGGTCGCCGACCTCACCAAGATCACGGGCCAGAAGCCGCAGGTCACGAAGGCCCGCAAGTCGATCGCCCAGTTCAAGCTGCGTGAGGGCCAGGCCATCGGCACCCACGTCACGCTGCGCGGCGACCGCATGTGGGAGTTCCTCGACCGCCTGCTGTCCCTCGCCCTGCCCCGCATCCGCGACTTCCGCGGGCTCAGCCCCCGGCAGTTCGACGGCAACGGCAACTACACGTTCGGTCTCAACGAGCAGTCCATGTTCCACGAGATCGACCAGGACCGCATCGACCGGGTCCGCGGCATGGACATCACGGTCGTCACGACCGCTCGGACGGACGACGAGGGACGCGCGCTGCTCAAGGCGCTCGGCTTCCCGTTCCAGACGCCCGAGAACACGCCGTAG
- the rplX gene encoding 50S ribosomal protein L24 — MANIKKGDLVQVITGRTQAKGGDRGKQGKVLSVLVERNRVVVEGVNFITKHVRVGQTQRGSKTGGIETVEAPIHISNVALVDPESKKPTRVGFRTETVEKDGVSKTVRVRYAKKSGKDL, encoded by the coding sequence ATGGCGAACATCAAGAAGGGTGACCTCGTGCAGGTCATCACGGGTCGCACGCAGGCCAAGGGCGGCGACCGGGGCAAGCAAGGCAAGGTCCTGTCCGTCCTGGTCGAGCGCAACCGCGTCGTCGTCGAGGGCGTGAACTTCATCACGAAGCACGTCCGCGTCGGCCAGACGCAGCGCGGCTCCAAGACCGGCGGCATCGAGACCGTCGAGGCGCCCATCCACATCTCCAACGTCGCGCTCGTCGACCCCGAGTCCAAGAAGCCCACCCGCGTCGGCTTCCGGACCGAGACGGTCGAGAAGGACGGGGTCTCCAAGACCGTCCGCGTGCGCTACGCCAAGAAGTCAGGTAAGGACCTCTAG
- the rplN gene encoding 50S ribosomal protein L14, with product MIQQESRLKIADNTGAKEILTIRVLGGSGRRYAGLGDVIVATVKDAIPGGNVKKGEVVKAVIVRTKKETRRPDGSYIKFDENAAVILNSNGEPRGTRIFGPVGRELRDKKFMKIISLAPEVI from the coding sequence GTGATTCAGCAGGAATCCCGCCTCAAGATCGCGGACAACACGGGTGCCAAGGAGATCTTGACCATCCGCGTGCTCGGTGGCTCGGGTCGTCGCTACGCCGGCCTCGGCGACGTCATCGTCGCGACCGTCAAGGACGCGATCCCCGGTGGCAACGTCAAGAAGGGCGAGGTCGTCAAGGCCGTCATCGTCCGCACCAAGAAGGAGACGCGCCGTCCCGACGGCTCGTACATCAAGTTCGACGAGAACGCCGCCGTCATCCTGAACAGCAACGGGGAGCCCCGCGGCACCCGCATCTTCGGACCGGTGGGCCGCGAGCTCCGGGACAAGAAGTTCATGAAGATCATCTCGCTGGCACCGGAGGTCATTTAG
- the rpsQ gene encoding 30S ribosomal protein S17 has product MANAEEKNTADTATVDRGYRKSRRGYVTSDKMDKTIVVEVEDRVKHPLYGKVIRRTSKVKAHDEANTAGIGDLVLINETRPLSASKRWRLVEILEKAK; this is encoded by the coding sequence ATGGCGAACGCCGAAGAGAAGAACACGGCGGACACCGCGACGGTCGACCGCGGCTACCGCAAGTCCCGTCGTGGCTACGTCACCAGCGACAAGATGGACAAGACCATCGTCGTCGAGGTCGAGGACCGCGTGAAGCACCCGCTGTACGGCAAGGTCATCCGCCGCACCTCCAAGGTCAAGGCGCACGACGAGGCGAACACCGCCGGCATCGGCGACCTGGTCCTCATCAACGAGACCCGTCCCCTCAGCGCCTCCAAGCGCTGGCGCCTGGTCGAGATCCTCGAGAAGGCCAAGTAG
- the rpmC gene encoding 50S ribosomal protein L29: protein MAIGSKELAPVELDTFEDERLVEELKKAKEELFNLRFQSATGQLDSHGRLRAVKRDIARIYTVIRERELGIRATPAPVEVPEKPEKKKATKKAAKADDAAVTEKAEEA, encoded by the coding sequence ATGGCGATCGGTTCCAAGGAGCTCGCCCCCGTCGAGCTGGACACTTTCGAGGACGAGCGACTCGTCGAAGAGCTGAAGAAGGCCAAGGAGGAGCTGTTCAACCTGCGCTTCCAGTCGGCCACCGGTCAGCTCGACAGCCACGGCCGCCTCCGCGCGGTCAAGCGCGACATCGCTCGGATCTACACGGTCATCCGCGAGCGCGAGCTGGGCATCCGTGCCACGCCCGCCCCCGTCGAGGTCCCCGAGAAGCCCGAGAAGAAGAAGGCGACGAAGAAGGCCGCGAAGGCCGACGACGCCGCCGTCACCGAGAAGGCTGAGGAGGCTTGA
- the rplP gene encoding 50S ribosomal protein L16 yields the protein MLIPRRVKHRKQHHPGRTGHATGGTTVSFGEYGIQALTPAYVTNRQIESARIAMTRHVKRGGKVYINIFPDRPLTKKPAETRMGSGKGSVEWWVANVKPGRVLFELSGVDEVTAREALTRAIHKLPLKARIIKREEGDA from the coding sequence ATGCTTATCCCCCGTCGAGTCAAGCACCGCAAGCAGCACCACCCCGGTCGTACCGGCCACGCGACCGGTGGCACCACCGTGTCGTTCGGTGAGTACGGCATCCAGGCCCTCACGCCCGCCTACGTGACGAACCGGCAGATCGAGTCCGCTCGAATCGCCATGACGCGTCACGTCAAGCGCGGCGGCAAGGTGTACATCAACATCTTCCCCGACCGTCCGCTCACCAAGAAGCCCGCCGAGACCCGAATGGGTTCCGGCAAGGGCTCGGTCGAGTGGTGGGTCGCGAACGTCAAGCCGGGCCGCGTGCTCTTCGAGCTCTCCGGAGTCGACGAGGTCACGGCGCGCGAGGCGCTCACCCGGGCCATCCACAAGCTGCCCCTCAAGGCACGCATCATCAAGCGCGAGGAAGGCGACGCATAA
- the rpsC gene encoding 30S ribosomal protein S3 — protein MGQKVNPYGFRLGITTDHVSRWFSDSTKKGQRYSDYVAEDVRIRTMLKTSLDRAGVARIEIERTRDRVRVDIYTARPGIVIGRRGVEAERIRADLEKLTGKQIQLNILEVKNPEAEAQLVAQGIAEQLAGRVAFRRAMRKGLQGAQRAGAKGVRIQVSGRLGGAEMSRSEFYREGRVPLHTLRANIDYGFYEARTSFGRIGVKVWVYKGDITNKDLAREQANQKSSRPERRNDRSDGRTGDRRTNAPRTAPAAEAAPVAAAGVEA, from the coding sequence ATGGGACAGAAGGTCAACCCGTACGGGTTCCGTCTCGGGATCACCACCGACCACGTGTCGCGTTGGTTCTCGGACAGCACGAAGAAGGGGCAGCGTTACAGCGACTACGTCGCCGAGGACGTGCGCATCCGCACCATGCTCAAGACGAGCCTCGACCGCGCCGGAGTGGCGCGCATCGAGATCGAGCGCACCCGTGACCGTGTCCGCGTGGACATCTACACGGCCCGCCCCGGCATCGTCATCGGCCGCCGCGGCGTCGAGGCCGAGCGCATCCGCGCCGACCTCGAGAAGCTCACGGGCAAGCAGATCCAGCTGAACATCCTCGAGGTGAAGAACCCCGAGGCCGAGGCGCAGCTGGTCGCCCAGGGCATCGCCGAGCAGCTCGCGGGTCGTGTGGCGTTCCGCCGCGCGATGCGCAAGGGCCTGCAGGGCGCCCAGCGCGCCGGCGCCAAGGGCGTCCGCATCCAGGTGTCGGGCCGCCTCGGCGGCGCCGAGATGAGCCGGTCGGAGTTCTACCGCGAGGGACGCGTGCCGCTGCACACCCTCCGCGCGAACATCGACTACGGCTTCTACGAGGCCCGTACCTCCTTCGGCCGCATCGGCGTGAAGGTCTGGGTCTACAAGGGCGACATCACCAACAAGGATCTCGCTCGCGAGCAGGCGAACCAGAAGTCGTCGCGCCCCGAGCGCCGTAACGACCGTTCCGACGGTCGGACCGGGGATCGCCGCACCAACGCGCCGCGCACCGCGCCGGCCGCCGAGGCAGCGCCGGTCGCCGCAGCAGGAGTTGAGGCGTAA
- the rplV gene encoding 50S ribosomal protein L22: MVESIARVRHIRVTPQKARRVVDMIRGKQAEEALAILKFAPQGASEPIYKLVASAMANARVKADASNSFLAEQDLYIAKAFVDEGTTLKRFQPRAQGRAFRINKRTSHITVVLATPDEADVASTTKKASK, translated from the coding sequence ATGGTGGAGTCGATCGCACGCGTGCGTCACATCCGCGTCACCCCCCAGAAGGCCCGTCGCGTCGTGGACATGATCCGCGGGAAGCAGGCCGAGGAGGCCCTGGCCATCCTGAAGTTCGCGCCGCAGGGCGCGAGCGAGCCGATCTACAAGCTGGTGGCCTCGGCCATGGCGAACGCGCGGGTCAAGGCCGACGCGTCCAACAGCTTCCTCGCGGAGCAGGACCTCTACATCGCCAAGGCGTTCGTGGACGAGGGCACCACCCTCAAGCGGTTCCAGCCGCGCGCACAGGGTCGCGCATTCCGTATCAACAAGCGCACCAGCCACATCACGGTCGTCCTCGCGACGCCGGATGAGGCGGACGTGGCGTCGACCACGAAGAAGGCGAGCAAGTAA
- the rpsS gene encoding 30S ribosomal protein S19: MPRSLKKGPFVDDHLLRKVISANEASSKNVIKTWSRRSMIIPAMLGHTIAVHDGRKHVPVFVTESMVGHKLGEFALTRTFRGHVKDDKKGRRR, translated from the coding sequence ATGCCACGCAGTCTGAAGAAGGGCCCCTTCGTCGACGACCACCTGCTCCGCAAGGTGATCTCGGCGAACGAGGCCAGCAGCAAGAACGTGATCAAGACCTGGTCGCGCCGCTCGATGATCATCCCGGCGATGCTGGGTCACACCATCGCGGTGCACGACGGTCGCAAGCACGTCCCGGTGTTCGTCACCGAGTCGATGGTGGGCCACAAGCTCGGCGAGTTCGCTCTCACGCGCACCTTCCGCGGCCACGTGAAGGACGACAAGAAGGGTCGTCGCCGCTAG
- the rplB gene encoding 50S ribosomal protein L2, with protein MAIRKYKPTTPGRRGSSVADFVEITRSTPEKSLLRPLSKTGGRNNQGRITTRHIGGGHKRQYRVIDFKRNDKDGVIATVAHIEYDPNRTARIALLHFIDGTKRYILAPNKLKQGDKIESGATADIKPGNNLPLRNIPTGTVIHAIELRPGGGAKMARSAGASVRLVAKDGPYAQLRLPSGEIRNVDSRCRATIGEVGNAEQSNINWGKAGRMRWKGVRPTVRGVAMNPVDHPHGGGEGKTSGGRHPVSPWGQKEGRTRHINKPSDKLIVRRRNAGKKRK; from the coding sequence ATGGCTATTCGCAAGTACAAGCCCACGACCCCGGGTCGTCGCGGTTCGTCCGTCGCCGACTTCGTGGAGATCACGCGCTCGACGCCCGAGAAGTCGCTGCTCCGCCCGCTCTCCAAGACCGGTGGCCGCAACAACCAGGGTCGGATCACGACCCGTCACATCGGTGGTGGCCACAAGCGCCAGTACCGCGTGATCGACTTCAAGCGCAACGACAAGGACGGCGTCATCGCGACCGTCGCCCACATCGAGTACGACCCCAACCGCACGGCGCGCATCGCGCTCCTGCACTTCATCGACGGCACGAAGCGCTACATCCTCGCGCCGAACAAGCTGAAGCAGGGCGACAAGATCGAGTCGGGCGCCACGGCCGACATCAAGCCCGGCAACAACCTGCCGCTGCGCAACATCCCGACGGGTACCGTCATCCACGCCATCGAGCTCCGCCCCGGCGGCGGCGCGAAGATGGCCCGCTCCGCCGGCGCCTCCGTGCGCCTCGTGGCGAAGGACGGCCCCTACGCCCAGCTGCGCCTGCCCTCCGGCGAGATCCGCAACGTCGACTCGCGCTGCCGCGCGACCATCGGCGAGGTCGGCAACGCCGAGCAGTCGAACATCAACTGGGGCAAGGCCGGCCGCATGCGCTGGAAGGGCGTCCGCCCGACCGTCCGCGGTGTCGCGATGAACCCCGTCGACCACCCGCACGGTGGTGGTGAGGGCAAGACCTCCGGTGGACGCCACCCGGTCAGCCCGTGGGGCCAGAAGGAAGGCCGCACGCGCCACATCAACAAGCCCAGCGACAAGCTCATCGTTCGCCGCCGCAACGCCGGCAAGAAGCGCAAGTAG
- the rplW gene encoding 50S ribosomal protein L23 — protein MSATQKDPRDIIIAPVVSEKSYGLIDQGKYTFIVDPRSNKTEIKLAIEKIFGVQVASVNTLNKQGKTRRTKFGLGKRKDTKRAIVSLKSGSIDIFTTVG, from the coding sequence ATGAGCGCCACCCAGAAGGACCCCCGCGACATCATCATCGCGCCGGTCGTCTCCGAGAAGAGCTACGGCCTGATCGACCAGGGCAAGTACACGTTCATCGTGGACCCCCGCTCGAACAAGACCGAGATCAAGCTCGCGATCGAGAAGATCTTCGGCGTGCAGGTCGCGTCGGTCAACACGCTCAACAAGCAGGGCAAGACGCGCCGCACGAAATTCGGCCTGGGCAAGCGCAAGGACACCAAGCGCGCCATCGTCTCCCTCAAGTCGGGCTCCATCGACATCTTCACGACTGTCGGCTGA
- the rplD gene encoding 50S ribosomal protein L4, with translation MATDTQLDVLDATGAVTGAVDLPASIFDVQTNVPLIHQVVVAQLAAARQGTHKTKGRGEVSGAGRKPFKQKGTGRARQGSIRAPQMTGGGIVHGPTPRNYSQRTPKKMIAAALLGALSDRARGARLHVIESLSAGDVPSTKTVVALLDGIATSKHVLIVLERTDEVSLRSVRNIPTVHVLSYDQLNAYDVLVSDDIVFTKGAFDAFVESKTAKEEVAA, from the coding sequence ATGGCTACCGACACCCAGCTCGACGTCCTCGACGCGACCGGTGCAGTCACCGGCGCGGTCGACCTGCCCGCGTCGATCTTCGACGTGCAGACCAACGTCCCGCTCATCCACCAGGTCGTCGTCGCCCAGCTCGCCGCGGCGCGCCAGGGAACGCACAAGACCAAGGGCCGCGGCGAGGTCTCCGGCGCCGGCCGCAAGCCGTTCAAGCAGAAGGGCACCGGCCGCGCTCGTCAGGGCTCCATCCGCGCGCCCCAGATGACCGGCGGTGGCATCGTCCACGGACCGACGCCCCGCAACTACTCGCAGCGCACCCCCAAGAAGATGATCGCCGCGGCTCTGCTCGGCGCCCTCTCCGACCGCGCACGCGGCGCCCGCCTCCACGTCATCGAGAGCCTCTCCGCCGGAGACGTGCCCTCGACGAAGACCGTGGTCGCGCTGCTCGACGGCATCGCCACGAGCAAGCACGTCCTCATCGTGCTGGAGCGCACCGACGAGGTCAGCCTCCGCAGCGTGCGCAACATCCCGACGGTCCACGTGCTGTCCTACGACCAGCTCAACGCGTACGACGTGCTCGTGAGCGACGACATCGTCTTCACGAAGGGCGCGTTCGACGCGTTCGTCGAGTCGAAGACGGCCAAGGAAGAGGTTGCCGCATGA
- the rplC gene encoding 50S ribosomal protein L3, producing the protein MSTANRTFTGLLGTKLGMTQVWDENNKLIPVTVVQITPNVVTQVRTPEVDGYGAIQIAYGQIDPRKADKPSTGHFDKAGVTPRRHLTEVRTADFAEYSLGQEITVGAFEAGTKVDVVGTSKGKGFAGVMKRHNFKGVSASHGSHRNHRKPGSIGASSTPSRVFKGMRMAGRMGGERVTVLNLVVHSVDAEKGLLLVKGAVPGARGRIVFVRNAVKGK; encoded by the coding sequence ATGTCTACCGCTAACAGGACTTTCACCGGTCTGCTCGGCACGAAGCTGGGCATGACGCAGGTGTGGGACGAGAACAACAAGCTCATCCCCGTGACCGTCGTGCAGATCACCCCGAACGTCGTCACCCAGGTGCGCACGCCCGAGGTCGACGGCTACGGCGCGATCCAGATCGCCTACGGCCAGATCGACCCCCGCAAGGCCGACAAGCCGAGCACCGGCCACTTCGACAAGGCCGGCGTCACGCCGCGCCGCCACCTCACCGAGGTCCGCACGGCCGACTTCGCCGAGTACTCGCTCGGCCAGGAGATCACCGTCGGCGCCTTCGAGGCCGGCACCAAGGTCGACGTCGTCGGCACCAGCAAGGGCAAGGGCTTCGCCGGCGTCATGAAGCGCCACAACTTCAAGGGCGTCTCCGCCTCGCACGGTTCGCACCGCAACCACCGCAAGCCCGGTTCCATCGGCGCCTCCTCGACCCCCAGCCGTGTCTTCAAGGGCATGCGCATGGCCGGTCGCATGGGCGGCGAGCGCGTCACCGTGCTGAACCTCGTCGTCCACAGCGTGGACGCCGAGAAGGGCCTCCTGCTCGTCAAGGGCGCAGTGCCCGGCGCGCGTGGCCGCATCGTCTTCGTCCGCAACGCAGTGAAGGGGAAGTAG
- the rpsJ gene encoding 30S ribosomal protein S10, which yields MAGQKIRIRLKSYDHSVIDSSARKIVDTVTRAGATVVGPVPLPTEKNVICVIRSPHKYKDSREHFEMRTHKRLIDIVDPTPKAVDSLMRLDLPADVNIEIKL from the coding sequence ATGGCGGGACAGAAGATCCGCATCCGACTTAAGTCGTACGACCACTCGGTCATCGACTCCTCGGCCCGGAAGATCGTCGACACGGTGACCCGCGCGGGCGCCACGGTCGTCGGCCCGGTGCCGCTGCCCACGGAGAAGAACGTGATCTGCGTGATCCGTTCCCCCCACAAGTACAAGGACAGCCGCGAGCACTTCGAGATGCGCACGCACAAGCGTCTGATCGACATCGTCGACCCGACGCCGAAGGCGGTCGACTCGCTCATGCGACTCGACCTCCCGGCCGACGTCAACATCGAGATCAAGCTCTAA